Proteins encoded in a region of the Variovorax sp. PAMC 28711 genome:
- the ilvD gene encoding dihydroxy-acid dehydratase, which translates to MADTPINRRSLNIVEGKSRAPNRSMFYAMGYEEADFKKPMVGVANGHSTITPCNSGLQKLTDAAIEAIEEAGGNAQVFGTPTISDGMAMGTEGMKFSLVSREVISDCIETCVGGQWMDGVLVVGGCDKNMPGGMMGMLRANVPAIYVYGGTILPGRYKGQDLNIVSVFEAVGQNAAGNMSDEDLLQIEKRAIPGTGSCGGMYTANTMSSSFEALGLSLPYSSTMANPHDEKENSAKESARVLIEAIRNDLKPRDIVTRKAIENAVAVIMATGGSTNAVLHFLAIAHAAEVEWTIDDFERMRKKVPVLCDLKPSGKYLAVDLHQAGGIPQVMKMLLKAGLLHGDCITITGQTIAEVLADVPDVPRADQDVIRPFDKPMYAEGHLAILKGNLSPEGAVAKITGLKNPVITGPARVFDDEQSALAAILAGKIKAGDVMVLRYLGPKGGPGMPEMLAPTGALIGAGLGESVGLITDGRFSGGTWGMVVGHVAPEAYAGGTIAFVHEGDSITIDAHKLVLELNVPDTELDKRREGWKAPAPRYTRGVQAKFAFNASSASSGAVLDKY; encoded by the coding sequence ATGGCCGACACGCCGATCAACCGCCGTTCCCTCAACATCGTCGAAGGCAAGAGCCGCGCGCCGAATCGCTCGATGTTCTACGCGATGGGCTACGAAGAAGCCGACTTCAAGAAGCCGATGGTCGGTGTCGCGAACGGCCACAGCACCATCACGCCCTGCAACTCGGGCCTGCAAAAGCTGACCGACGCGGCCATCGAAGCCATCGAGGAAGCCGGCGGCAACGCGCAAGTTTTCGGCACGCCGACGATTTCCGACGGCATGGCGATGGGCACCGAAGGCATGAAGTTTTCGCTGGTCAGCCGCGAAGTGATCTCCGACTGCATCGAGACCTGCGTCGGCGGCCAGTGGATGGACGGTGTGCTGGTGGTCGGTGGCTGCGACAAGAACATGCCGGGCGGCATGATGGGCATGCTGCGCGCCAACGTGCCGGCCATCTACGTCTACGGCGGCACCATCCTGCCGGGCCGCTACAAGGGCCAGGACCTGAACATCGTCAGCGTGTTCGAAGCGGTCGGCCAGAACGCCGCCGGCAACATGAGCGACGAAGACCTGCTGCAGATCGAGAAGCGGGCCATTCCGGGCACGGGCTCCTGCGGCGGGATGTACACGGCCAACACGATGTCGAGCTCGTTCGAGGCGCTGGGCCTGTCGCTGCCCTACTCGTCCACGATGGCCAATCCGCACGACGAAAAAGAAAACTCGGCGAAGGAATCGGCCAGGGTGCTGATCGAGGCGATCCGAAACGACCTGAAGCCGCGCGACATCGTGACGCGCAAGGCCATCGAGAACGCGGTCGCCGTGATCATGGCGACCGGCGGCTCGACCAACGCGGTGCTGCACTTCCTGGCGATCGCGCACGCGGCCGAAGTCGAATGGACCATCGACGACTTCGAGCGCATGCGCAAGAAGGTGCCGGTGCTGTGCGACCTGAAGCCGAGCGGCAAGTACCTCGCGGTCGACCTGCACCAGGCCGGCGGTATTCCGCAGGTCATGAAGATGCTGCTCAAGGCGGGCTTGCTGCATGGCGACTGCATCACCATCACCGGCCAGACCATCGCCGAAGTGCTGGCCGATGTGCCTGACGTGCCCCGGGCCGACCAGGATGTGATCCGCCCGTTCGACAAGCCGATGTACGCCGAAGGCCATCTCGCCATCCTGAAGGGCAACCTGTCGCCTGAAGGCGCGGTCGCCAAGATCACCGGCCTGAAGAACCCGGTCATCACCGGCCCCGCCCGCGTGTTCGACGACGAGCAGTCGGCGCTGGCCGCCATCCTGGCCGGCAAGATCAAGGCGGGCGACGTGATGGTGCTGCGCTATCTCGGCCCCAAGGGCGGCCCGGGCATGCCGGAAATGCTGGCGCCGACCGGCGCACTGATCGGCGCGGGCCTGGGCGAAAGCGTGGGCCTCATCACCGACGGTCGCTTCTCGGGTGGCACGTGGGGCATGGTGGTCGGCCACGTGGCACCGGAAGCGTATGCGGGCGGCACGATCGCGTTCGTCCACGAAGGCGACTCGATCACCATCGATGCCCACAAGCTGGTGCTGGAGCTGAATGTGCCGGACACCGAACTCGACAAGCGCCGCGAGGGCTGGAAGGCACCGGCGCCGCGCTACACCCGCGGCGTGCAGGCCAAGTTCGCTTTCAACGCGTCGAGCGCGAGCTCCGGCGCGGTGCTGGACAAGTATTGA
- a CDS encoding YqhA family protein — MSSPDPLIPTPARTSPLRPLPKLIFASRWLQLPLYLGLIVAQAVYVVHFLVELVHLVEAAFGSQTALQALVSSIGYKTIAPVTTLNETVIMLVVLALIDVVMISNLLIMVIVGGYETFVSRMHLEGHRDQPEWLSHVNASVLKVKLATAIIGISSIHLLKTFINADNYTDRVLIAQTVIHITFLLSAMAIAYTDKLMTRLPGEH, encoded by the coding sequence ATGTCTTCCCCTGATCCGCTCATTCCCACGCCCGCCAGAACCTCGCCATTGCGGCCGCTGCCCAAGCTGATCTTCGCGAGCCGCTGGCTGCAATTGCCGCTGTATCTCGGCTTGATCGTGGCGCAGGCGGTGTACGTGGTGCATTTCCTGGTCGAGCTGGTTCACCTGGTCGAGGCGGCCTTCGGGAGCCAGACGGCCTTGCAGGCGCTGGTCAGCAGCATCGGCTACAAAACGATCGCGCCAGTCACGACGCTCAACGAGACGGTCATCATGCTGGTGGTGCTGGCTCTGATCGACGTGGTGATGATCAGCAACCTGCTGATCATGGTCATCGTCGGTGGCTACGAGACCTTCGTGAGCCGCATGCACCTGGAAGGCCACCGCGACCAGCCAGAGTGGCTGAGCCATGTGAACGCCTCGGTCTTGAAGGTCAAGCTGGCCACCGCCATCATCGGCATCAGCTCGATCCACCTGCTGAAGACCTTCATCAACGCCGACAACTACACCGACCGCGTGCTGATCGCGCAGACGGTGATCCACATCACGTTCCTGCTGTCGGCGATGGCCATCGCCTACACCGACAAGCTGATGACCCGGCTCCCCGGCGAGCACTGA
- a CDS encoding malonyl-CoA decarboxylase: protein MSGRTTHERLLVTLRKADEALPPRTLRKVLAALQAVIDPRVSEVEGGRRAHAVALAYAAAAPEERRDYWSLMSDHFAADAAKLKAARDHHEAAVGTPDEGQAEMKLRNALVSPRMRLLQRFAVEPEGMRFLVDLRAELLPCLKADKRLLALDAELEHLFSTWFDVAFLELRRIDWDSPASLIEKLIRYEAVHDIKGWADVKNRLDHGDRRCYGFFHPRLPNEPLIFVEVALVDRISDGIMPLLDEAALPMPAAKATTAIFYSISNTQAGLRGVSFGDSLIKRVVEQLQTELPRLKTFATLSPIPGFRSWLAKNAGPMLARLDDKRATEIGRLVGSLPPTAERVLSALDDATLRSARSPLRQWLLQGAAEYLGRALVDGKPADPVARFHLGNGARIERLNWAGDPSPKGLKQSYGLMVNYLYDLKRLDKHRGWLATGRVAVSGDIDSLFFKN, encoded by the coding sequence ATGAGCGGGCGAACGACGCACGAGCGCCTCCTGGTCACGCTGCGCAAGGCCGACGAGGCCCTGCCGCCGCGCACGCTGCGCAAGGTGCTTGCGGCCCTCCAGGCGGTGATCGATCCGCGGGTGAGCGAGGTCGAGGGGGGCCGCCGCGCGCACGCGGTGGCACTGGCCTACGCCGCGGCCGCACCCGAAGAGCGTCGCGATTACTGGTCGCTTATGAGCGACCATTTCGCAGCCGACGCGGCCAAGCTGAAGGCGGCGCGCGACCACCACGAAGCCGCGGTCGGTACGCCCGACGAAGGGCAGGCCGAGATGAAGTTGCGCAACGCGCTGGTCTCGCCGCGCATGCGCCTTTTGCAACGTTTTGCGGTCGAGCCCGAAGGCATGCGCTTTCTGGTCGACCTGCGTGCCGAGTTGCTGCCGTGCCTGAAGGCCGACAAGCGGCTGCTCGCGCTCGATGCCGAACTCGAACATCTCTTTTCTACCTGGTTCGACGTCGCGTTCCTGGAGCTCAGGCGCATCGACTGGGATTCGCCCGCGTCGCTGATCGAGAAGCTGATCCGCTACGAGGCGGTGCACGACATCAAGGGCTGGGCCGACGTCAAGAACCGTCTCGACCACGGCGACCGGCGTTGCTACGGCTTCTTTCACCCAAGGCTGCCGAACGAGCCGCTCATCTTCGTGGAAGTCGCGTTGGTCGACCGCATCAGCGACGGCATCATGCCGCTGCTCGACGAGGCCGCGCTGCCCATGCCGGCCGCCAAGGCGACGACTGCGATTTTTTATTCGATCAGCAACACGCAGGCCGGCTTGCGAGGCGTGAGCTTCGGCGATTCGCTGATCAAGCGCGTGGTCGAACAGTTGCAGACGGAGCTGCCGCGACTGAAGACTTTCGCCACGCTGTCGCCGATTCCGGGCTTCCGCAGCTGGCTCGCCAAGAATGCCGGGCCGATGCTCGCCAGGCTCGACGACAAGCGCGCCACCGAGATCGGCCGGCTGGTCGGGTCGCTGCCGCCGACGGCGGAGCGCGTCCTGTCCGCGCTCGACGATGCGACGCTGCGCAGCGCCAGGTCGCCGCTGCGCCAGTGGCTGCTGCAGGGCGCGGCCGAATACCTCGGCCGCGCCCTGGTCGACGGCAAGCCCGCCGACCCGGTCGCGCGCTTTCATCTCGGCAACGGCGCGCGCATCGAGCGCCTCAATTGGGCGGGCGATCCGTCGCCCAAGGGGTTGAAGCAGTCGTACGGCCTCATGGTTAACTATCTTTACGACCTGAAGCGGCTCGACAAACATCGTGGCTGGTTGGCGACGGGCAGGGTGGCGGTGTCGGGCGACATCGACAGTCTGTTCTTCAAGAACTGA
- a CDS encoding c-type cytochrome, whose product MKRALLLAVAGLALAAPAFADLALATSKNCMSCHAVERKVLGPSFKDIAAKYKDNKGAVDLLATKIMKGGAGVWGPVPMPANTQVSDADAKKLAAWVLSTK is encoded by the coding sequence ATGAAAAGAGCCTTGCTGCTCGCTGTCGCCGGTCTGGCCCTCGCGGCACCCGCGTTCGCCGACCTGGCGCTCGCGACCTCGAAAAACTGCATGAGCTGTCACGCGGTCGAGCGCAAGGTGCTCGGACCGTCGTTCAAGGACATCGCGGCGAAGTACAAGGACAACAAGGGCGCCGTGGACCTTCTGGCGACCAAGATCATGAAGGGCGGCGCTGGCGTGTGGGGCCCGGTACCGATGCCGGCCAACACCCAGGTCAGCGACGCCGACGCGAAAAAGCTCGCAGCCTGGGTGCTCTCGACAAAGTGA
- the lgt gene encoding prolipoprotein diacylglyceryl transferase, whose amino-acid sequence MLMYPQINPVALQLGPIAIHWYGLTYLAAFALFFFLGTHRLRHEPYRSLAGASAWSRKDVEDILFLGVMGVIVGGRLGYCLFYKPGYYLSHPLEIFFVWQGGMSFHGGFLGVMGAMVWFARSRMRPFWQVMDFVAPCVPTGLAAGRVGNFINGELWGRFSSPDLPWGMVFPQSGSMLPRHPSQVYQFLLEGLLLFVIVWLYARRERKTGQVAAVFCAGYGVMRFIAEFYREPDDFLGLQALNLSQGQWLSVPMILFGIGLWFWAARRPPARTQAAG is encoded by the coding sequence ATGCTCATGTATCCCCAGATCAACCCCGTCGCGCTCCAGCTCGGTCCGATCGCCATCCACTGGTATGGCCTGACCTATCTGGCCGCTTTCGCGCTTTTCTTTTTCCTCGGCACCCACCGGCTCCGACATGAGCCGTACCGTTCGCTCGCCGGCGCTTCGGCCTGGAGCCGCAAGGATGTGGAAGACATCCTCTTTCTCGGCGTGATGGGCGTCATCGTCGGCGGCCGGCTCGGCTACTGTTTGTTCTACAAGCCCGGCTATTACCTCTCCCACCCGCTCGAAATCTTCTTCGTGTGGCAGGGCGGCATGAGCTTTCACGGCGGCTTTCTGGGTGTGATGGGCGCGATGGTCTGGTTTGCGCGGTCACGCATGCGGCCGTTCTGGCAGGTGATGGATTTCGTGGCACCGTGCGTGCCGACCGGGCTCGCAGCGGGCCGCGTCGGCAACTTCATCAACGGCGAACTGTGGGGCCGTTTCAGCAGCCCCGACCTGCCGTGGGGCATGGTGTTTCCACAAAGCGGATCGATGCTGCCGCGCCACCCGTCGCAGGTGTATCAGTTCCTGCTCGAGGGGTTGCTGCTCTTCGTGATCGTGTGGCTCTACGCGCGCCGGGAGCGCAAGACCGGCCAGGTTGCAGCAGTGTTCTGCGCAGGCTACGGCGTGATGCGCTTCATCGCCGAGTTCTATCGCGAGCCGGACGACTTCCTGGGCCTGCAGGCGCTCAACCTGAGCCAGGGCCAATGGCTCAGCGTGCCGATGATTCTGTTCGGCATCGGGCTTTGGTTCTGGGCTGCTCGACGCCCGCCGGCACGCACCCAGGCTGCAGGGTAA
- the acs gene encoding acetate--CoA ligase produces MSSASKNIESVLVENRVFPPDERARHGARIAGMAAYEALCKEAETDLDGFWTRLARENLSWTKPFTRTLDESRAPFYEWFGDGELNASANCLDRHMGTPVENKTAIVFEADDGTVTQVTYKELLARVSQFANALAARGVKKGDRVIVYMPMTIEGVVAMQACARIGATHSVVFGGFSAKALQERIIDAGAVAVITANYQLRGGKELPLKAIVDDGIALGGCESIKTVLVYERTATACDMVAGRDLTFAEALKGQSTECAPVPVNAEHPLFILYTSGSTGKPKGVQHATGGYLLWARLTMDWTFDLRPEDVFWCTADIGWITGHTYVAYGPLAAGATQVVFEGIPTFPHAGRFWQMIEKHKVSIFYTAPTAIRSLIKAAESDEKVHPKNWDLSSLRILGSVGEPINPEAWMWYHRNIGHEKCPIVDTFWQTETGGHVITPLPGATPLVPGSCTLPLPGIMAAIVDETGKDLPNGAGGMLVIKRPWPSMIRTIWNDPERFKKSYFPEEMGGTIYLAGDGAVRSEDRGYFRITGRIDDVLNVSGHRLGTMEIESALVSKTDLVAEAAVVGRPDDVTGEAVCAFVVLKRGRPTSDEEAKKIAAELRSWVAKEIGPIAKPKDIRFGENLPKTRSGKIMRRLLRSIAKGEAITQDTSTLENPAILEQLGQAY; encoded by the coding sequence ATGAGCAGCGCATCGAAAAACATCGAATCGGTTCTGGTCGAGAACCGCGTCTTCCCGCCGGACGAACGTGCCCGCCACGGCGCTCGCATCGCCGGCATGGCGGCCTACGAGGCCCTCTGCAAGGAAGCGGAAACCGACCTCGATGGTTTCTGGACCCGACTGGCTCGCGAAAACCTCAGCTGGACGAAGCCCTTCACCCGCACGCTCGATGAATCCAGGGCACCTTTCTATGAATGGTTCGGCGACGGCGAACTGAACGCGTCGGCCAACTGCCTTGATCGCCACATGGGCACGCCGGTCGAGAACAAGACCGCGATCGTGTTCGAGGCGGACGACGGCACGGTCACCCAGGTCACCTACAAGGAACTGCTCGCCCGCGTGAGCCAGTTCGCCAATGCGCTGGCGGCGCGTGGTGTCAAGAAGGGCGACCGCGTCATCGTCTACATGCCGATGACCATCGAAGGCGTGGTCGCGATGCAGGCCTGCGCCCGCATCGGCGCGACGCACAGCGTGGTGTTCGGCGGCTTCTCGGCCAAGGCGTTGCAGGAACGAATCATCGACGCCGGCGCCGTCGCGGTCATCACCGCCAACTACCAGTTGCGCGGCGGCAAGGAACTGCCGCTCAAGGCGATCGTGGACGACGGCATCGCGCTGGGCGGCTGCGAATCCATCAAGACGGTGCTGGTCTATGAGCGCACGGCCACGGCCTGCGACATGGTCGCCGGCCGCGACTTGACCTTCGCCGAAGCCTTGAAAGGCCAGAGCACCGAGTGCGCGCCCGTGCCGGTCAACGCCGAGCATCCGCTCTTCATCCTCTACACCTCGGGTTCCACCGGCAAGCCGAAGGGTGTGCAGCATGCGACGGGTGGCTATCTCTTGTGGGCACGGCTCACGATGGACTGGACCTTCGACCTTCGGCCCGAAGACGTCTTCTGGTGCACCGCCGATATCGGCTGGATCACCGGCCATACCTACGTCGCCTACGGTCCGCTCGCCGCGGGCGCGACGCAGGTCGTGTTCGAGGGCATCCCGACCTTCCCGCACGCCGGGCGCTTCTGGCAAATGATCGAGAAGCACAAGGTCTCGATCTTCTACACGGCGCCGACGGCGATCCGTTCGCTCATCAAGGCTGCGGAATCCGACGAGAAAGTGCATCCGAAGAACTGGGACTTGTCGAGCCTGCGCATCCTTGGCTCGGTCGGCGAGCCGATCAATCCCGAAGCCTGGATGTGGTACCACCGGAACATCGGCCACGAGAAATGTCCGATCGTCGACACCTTCTGGCAAACCGAAACGGGCGGCCACGTCATCACACCGCTGCCGGGCGCGACGCCGCTGGTGCCAGGCTCCTGCACGCTGCCGCTGCCGGGCATCATGGCCGCCATCGTCGACGAGACGGGCAAGGACTTGCCAAATGGCGCGGGCGGCATGCTCGTCATCAAGCGACCCTGGCCTTCGATGATCCGCACGATCTGGAACGACCCCGAGCGCTTCAAGAAAAGCTATTTCCCCGAAGAAATGGGCGGCACGATTTACCTGGCCGGCGATGGCGCGGTGCGCAGCGAAGACCGCGGCTACTTCCGCATCACCGGCCGCATCGACGACGTGTTGAACGTGTCGGGCCACCGTCTGGGCACGATGGAGATCGAATCGGCGCTGGTGTCCAAGACTGATCTTGTGGCCGAAGCCGCCGTGGTGGGCCGTCCGGACGACGTGACGGGTGAGGCCGTGTGCGCCTTTGTCGTGCTCAAGCGCGGAAGGCCGACCAGCGACGAGGAAGCCAAGAAGATCGCGGCCGAGTTGCGCAGCTGGGTCGCCAAGGAGATCGGCCCCATCGCCAAGCCCAAGGACATCCGTTTCGGCGAGAACCTGCCCAAGACCCGCAGCGGCAAGATCATGCGGCGCCTGTTGCGCAGCATCGCCAAGGGCGAAGCCATCACGCAGGACACCTCGACGCTGGAAAACCCGGCCATCCTCGAGCAGCTCGGCCAGGCTTACTGA
- a CDS encoding Signal transduction histidine kinase produces the protein MGWRLGLLSLVVVLIVALATLNWGALVTPVDMWIGFMTVSAPLGLIMLGLTALLGLMFLFYVFYLQSTVMIDARRHSKEMQVQRELADKAEASRFTELRNFIEAQAQKQAARATDMQQAVLVRVDQVDNTIAAHIGQLEDRLERRAMAVTAPQPAVTPSPFA, from the coding sequence ATGGGATGGCGTTTGGGACTTTTGTCGTTGGTGGTGGTACTGATCGTGGCGCTCGCCACCCTGAATTGGGGCGCGCTTGTCACGCCTGTCGACATGTGGATCGGCTTCATGACGGTGTCGGCCCCACTCGGGCTGATCATGCTGGGCCTCACCGCCTTGCTCGGGCTGATGTTCCTCTTCTACGTGTTCTACCTGCAGAGCACCGTCATGATCGACGCCCGCCGCCATAGCAAGGAAATGCAGGTCCAGCGCGAGCTCGCTGACAAGGCCGAAGCTTCGCGGTTCACCGAACTGCGCAACTTCATCGAAGCGCAGGCGCAAAAGCAGGCCGCGCGTGCGACCGACATGCAGCAAGCCGTGCTGGTCCGCGTGGACCAGGTCGACAACACGATCGCCGCGCACATCGGCCAGCTTGAAGACAGGCTGGAGCGTCGAGCCATGGCCGTGACCGCGCCACAGCCAGCGGTCACGCCATCGCCGTTCGCGTGA
- a CDS encoding TIGR04438 family Trp-rich protein, giving the protein MWFLMLGLLGVALKYLEIGPVATLSWWVVLIPFALAIAWWSYADASGYTKRRVIERENERKAHRIDRQRSALGMLNSRSATKRRK; this is encoded by the coding sequence ATGTGGTTTTTGATGTTGGGCTTGCTCGGCGTGGCACTCAAATATCTCGAAATCGGTCCGGTCGCCACCTTGAGCTGGTGGGTCGTGCTGATTCCGTTCGCGCTCGCGATCGCCTGGTGGTCCTATGCCGATGCGTCGGGTTACACCAAGCGTCGCGTGATCGAAAGAGAAAACGAGCGCAAGGCCCACCGAATCGATCGGCAACGCAGTGCGCTCGGGATGCTCAACAGCCGCTCGGCGACCAAGCGGCGCAAGTAA
- a CDS encoding LysR family transcriptional regulator produces MKETLIDLRAWRQFVAVAEELHFGRAAARLHMTQPPVTQAIAQLEKTLGVLLFDRTRRRVALTPTGEALLPDVRELLARSQALPLRARAAAAGQVGRVRLAFVSTIGFETLPAWVREFRAQCPEVALELVEATGDVQLDALARGEIDAGLMLHSPGFAPPELDRLPVSEEPLVLALPTAHPLAGAEPLTLDAVLAEPLVIFPRRIVPSLHDAIYALYQAAGRMPVVAQEAIQMQTIVNLVWGGLGVAWVPESVTQFRREGVVYRKAGELATTARRRKTLPACQTSLVWRAASDDPALARFVAFVKATRG; encoded by the coding sequence ATGAAAGAAACGCTCATCGACCTGCGCGCCTGGCGCCAGTTCGTCGCCGTGGCCGAAGAGCTGCATTTCGGCCGAGCGGCCGCTCGCCTGCACATGACGCAACCGCCCGTGACACAGGCCATTGCGCAACTCGAAAAGACGCTCGGCGTGCTGCTGTTCGACCGCACGCGACGGCGCGTCGCGCTCACGCCGACAGGCGAGGCGCTGCTGCCCGACGTGCGCGAGCTGTTGGCGCGTTCGCAGGCCTTGCCGCTGCGGGCACGAGCGGCGGCGGCAGGGCAGGTCGGCCGAGTCCGGCTGGCATTCGTCTCGACCATCGGTTTCGAGACGCTGCCGGCCTGGGTGCGCGAGTTTCGCGCGCAGTGCCCGGAGGTTGCGCTCGAACTGGTCGAGGCGACCGGCGATGTGCAGCTCGACGCGCTGGCCCGCGGCGAGATCGATGCGGGGCTGATGCTGCATTCGCCCGGTTTCGCGCCGCCCGAACTCGACCGGCTGCCGGTGTCGGAAGAGCCGCTGGTGCTGGCCTTGCCGACAGCGCACCCGCTCGCCGGCGCCGAGCCGCTGACGCTCGATGCCGTGCTGGCGGAGCCGCTGGTGATCTTCCCGCGACGCATCGTGCCGTCGCTGCACGACGCCATCTACGCGCTCTACCAGGCGGCAGGACGCATGCCGGTGGTCGCGCAGGAGGCCATCCAGATGCAGACCATCGTGAATCTCGTGTGGGGCGGCCTCGGCGTGGCCTGGGTGCCCGAAAGCGTCACGCAGTTCCGGCGTGAAGGCGTCGTCTACCGCAAGGCAGGCGAGCTCGCGACGACCGCGCGCCGCCGCAAGACATTGCCGGCGTGCCAGACCAGCCTGGTGTGGCGGGCGGCGTCCGACGATCCGGCGCTCGCGCGCTTCGTCGCTTTCGTCAAGGCAACACGCGGCTGA
- a CDS encoding GntR family transcriptional regulator has protein sequence MRLIANSLHDEVAATLREQIFDGTLAPGSFVDEVTLCERLSISRTPLREALKVLTAEGLLRHEPRRGCFVREVTERDLDEIFPVIALLEGRCAFEAARNASDAELQQLDALHEKLVRHAGAKRINAYYATNFLIHEAIIQLADNRWLAQVIGDLRKILKLARLQQLHAPGRLAQSLSEHLAVFAALKARDSEGADAAMRTHLTRQREALREVARQQQKSRVAS, from the coding sequence ATGCGTCTGATTGCCAACTCCCTGCACGACGAAGTCGCCGCCACGCTGCGCGAGCAGATCTTCGACGGCACGCTGGCGCCTGGCAGCTTCGTCGACGAGGTGACGCTGTGCGAACGGCTCTCGATTTCGCGCACGCCGCTGCGCGAAGCGCTCAAGGTGCTCACTGCCGAAGGTCTGTTGCGGCATGAACCGCGGCGCGGCTGCTTCGTGCGCGAGGTGACCGAGCGCGACCTCGACGAGATCTTCCCGGTCATCGCATTGCTCGAAGGTCGCTGCGCCTTCGAGGCCGCCCGCAACGCGAGCGATGCCGAACTGCAGCAGCTCGACGCCCTGCACGAAAAGCTGGTGCGCCACGCCGGCGCCAAGCGCATCAACGCGTATTACGCGACCAATTTTCTGATCCACGAGGCGATCATCCAACTGGCCGACAACCGCTGGCTCGCGCAGGTGATCGGCGATTTGCGCAAGATCCTGAAGCTTGCGCGCCTGCAGCAGTTGCACGCGCCGGGCCGGTTGGCGCAAAGTCTGTCGGAGCATCTGGCGGTGTTCGCTGCACTCAAGGCGCGCGACAGCGAAGGCGCCGACGCCGCCATGCGCACCCACCTCACCCGCCAACGCGAAGCCTTGCGCGAGGTCGCGCGCCAGCAGCAGAAATCGAGGGTCGCCTCATGA
- the fumC gene encoding class II fumarate hydratase gives MTTRTERDTFGPIEVPSDKLWGAQTQRSLQNFDISGERQPTEIITALAQVKRASAVVNHALGLQDEKKTKAIVAAADEVIAGKHPGEFPLVVWQTGSGTQTNMNVNEVLANRASEILGGERGEGRLVHPNDDVNRSQSSNDVFPTAMHVAAVEALTHKLLPAIAKLRGTLQKKSDDFADIVKIGRTHLQDATPLTLGQEFSGYVAQLDHGERHVRAALPHLCELALGGTAVGTGLNAPKGYAEQSAAELARLTGLPFVTAPNKFEALASVDALVHAHGALKTLAASMMKIANDVRWLASGPRSGIGELSIPENEPGSSIMPGKVNPTQSEAVTMLAAQVFGNDVAINFGGASGNFELNVFRPMVAHNFLQSVRLLADGMVSFNDHCAVGIEPNRERITELVERSLMLVTALNTHIGYDKAASIAKKAHKEGSSLREAVVASGHLTGDQFDAWVIPANMTGR, from the coding sequence ATGACCACACGCACCGAGCGCGACACCTTCGGCCCGATCGAAGTCCCCTCCGACAAACTCTGGGGCGCGCAGACGCAGCGTTCGCTGCAGAACTTCGACATTTCCGGGGAGCGCCAGCCGACCGAAATCATCACGGCGCTGGCGCAGGTCAAGCGCGCGTCGGCCGTCGTGAACCACGCGCTCGGCCTGCAGGACGAAAAGAAGACGAAGGCCATCGTGGCCGCGGCCGACGAAGTCATCGCCGGCAAGCACCCCGGCGAATTCCCGCTGGTGGTCTGGCAGACCGGCTCGGGCACGCAGACCAACATGAACGTCAACGAGGTGCTGGCCAATCGCGCGAGCGAGATCCTCGGCGGCGAGCGCGGGGAAGGGCGGCTGGTGCACCCGAACGATGACGTCAACCGCAGCCAGTCGAGCAACGACGTGTTCCCGACCGCGATGCACGTCGCCGCGGTCGAGGCGCTCACGCACAAGCTGCTGCCAGCCATCGCCAAGCTGCGCGGCACTTTGCAGAAGAAGTCGGACGACTTTGCCGACATCGTGAAGATCGGGCGCACCCATCTGCAGGATGCGACGCCGCTCACGCTCGGCCAGGAATTTTCGGGCTACGTTGCCCAGCTCGACCACGGCGAGCGTCACGTGCGGGCCGCGCTCCCGCACCTGTGCGAACTGGCGCTCGGCGGCACCGCCGTGGGCACGGGTCTGAATGCGCCCAAGGGCTACGCCGAGCAGTCCGCGGCCGAACTCGCGCGACTGACCGGGCTGCCCTTCGTGACGGCGCCCAACAAGTTCGAGGCGTTGGCGTCGGTCGACGCCCTGGTGCATGCGCACGGGGCGCTCAAGACGCTGGCCGCCAGCATGATGAAGATCGCCAACGACGTGCGCTGGCTCGCGAGCGGTCCGCGCAGCGGCATCGGCGAACTGAGCATTCCGGAGAACGAACCGGGTTCGTCGATCATGCCGGGCAAGGTCAACCCGACGCAGAGCGAAGCCGTCACGATGCTGGCCGCGCAGGTGTTCGGCAACGACGTCGCCATCAACTTCGGGGGCGCGTCGGGCAATTTCGAGCTGAACGTGTTCCGCCCGATGGTGGCGCACAACTTCCTGCAGAGCGTGCGCCTGCTGGCCGACGGCATGGTGAGCTTCAACGACCACTGCGCCGTGGGCATCGAGCCGAACCGCGAACGCATCACCGAACTGGTCGAGCGTTCGCTGATGCTGGTCACCGCGCTCAACACGCACATCGGCTACGACAAGGCGGCCTCCATCGCGAAGAAGGCGCACAAGGAAGGCTCGAGCCTGCGCGAGGCGGTGGTGGCCTCGGGACACCTGACCGGCGACCAGTTCGACGCCTGGGTCATCCCGGCAAACATGACGGGCCGCTGA